In the genome of Arachis hypogaea cultivar Tifrunner chromosome 9, arahy.Tifrunner.gnm2.J5K5, whole genome shotgun sequence, the window AATTACATAGAGCATCTGACCAACGTTGCCATCCTCAGCAGGACTCTCAGGAAGCTGAATTGCGCTGCGGCTTGAAGGGTTATCAGTCACAAATCCAAAAGGGTTGAAAGAATCAGAATCTGAATCTTCTTTGTCCTTTTCATTGGAGGAGCTGCTACTGCTACTGCTACCTCTCACTCTCACTGTTCTTCTTCTTGTGTTTTGTGTCCTTCTCCTTCTGTAACTGTAACAGTACTTATTGGAGGAAACATAACAAGAATGAGAAGAAGACATAGCAAGGTTGAGGGTGGGAGAGAACACTGAAGAAAACACCATTGCTATTTTGGtattatgaatttatgatcagTGACAGAGGTTTTAACTATGAACTATGAACTATGAAGTGTGGTATTACATTACATGACTCAACAAAGAACTTCAACTTAACGAACAAAACTAgccactgttttttttttttccaaattttctcCCCCTTTACTTTTTTTGGCTACAAAAATTGAGGCTGGTGTCCCTACGTTATTATAGACCTCTCATTATTCCACATAGGATACTGATAGATtgatagataaaataaaaaagaagggcccTTAATGCTATGTAACTGTTGTGTTTATTAAATGAGATAAAGATATATTAACTTATAAtgctaaaaacaaataaaaactatATAGTATTAATCTCCGAAAATTAAActcattatttaaataaatatgatCTTAGTAGTTACATTAAATAAAGTCATATACCTTCATGATTTGTCCATTATAACTCAGCTATAACTGTCTTATTATAATTCAGTTATTACTCTTTATCAGTATAACTTATCTAAAACTGAACAACAACTATCTTCTATATTTATAAAACAATAACCTCTTTAGAAGAAGAGGTATGTTTTGAATCTAAAATTAAGTTTTCACAAGAAATACTTCAAACACTTATTTGAGTATCAAAGTGCTTTTTATAGGTACTCACACTCCGTGTTCTTCCTTAATTGACGTATTTTTCATCCATCCAGAAAAATCCGAGTTCATTCCAAGGTGGATGAGCTATACAAGAAGATGGACTAAGTGAACAAGAACACTTCATATCTCCAATCACACTCATACATATGATACACTGATTCAATGGTTTTATAAAATAGTTTCTGTTCCTAATTCCTATACCCAACTACAGATATGCCAATGTTTACCAGAAATCATTACATGAACATGAACCATGGCTGAAATGATGGAATCTAGTCCTATCCCTAACAATTATCTCCCTACCATAAACTTCAGATACCAACTTTGCCATATGGTGACAATCCACACACATTCTAAGATTCTTTACTATTCTTATGGTAACTTCTTTTCCTGAACTAATAATTGCATAGGCAATAGCCAACTTCTCACTATGCCTATAAACTGCACTCTCCTTATCCTCTTCCCCAATATCAAGAAAAACCTCTGAGGTATCAGGTGAATACCCTGCAATCTTCAACTCTTGCATCATGTTTTCTAGCTTTGCATATATCTCTTTAGATTGAGGATGTGATTGGTCCCCAGCAACAAATTCATATACATTGCCATTCATTTCCATCAAGCTGCAACCTGGTGTTTTCTTGattcctttctccatcatggttTCCCGGACGTGGCGCAAGCTCTCCCATCTCTTGCACGCAGCGTATATGTTGCATAACAGGACATAAACAGCTCCATTTTCAGGCTCTAACTCAAGAATTTGTTTTGCTGCCATTTCAGCCAGCTCCACATTTCTGTGAACTCTACAAGCACCAAGAAGAGATCCCCAAACAATTGAATTCGGCTTTAAGGGCATAGTCTTAATGACATCAAGAGCTTCTTTTAATTGGCCAGCTCTTCCAAGAAGATCAACCATGCATCCATAATGTGTCATATTTGGCTTGATTCCGTGTCGCTCGGTCATGCTAGTGAAAAAGTTTCTTCCCTTTTCTACCATGCCGGCATGTGTACATGCACACAGGACACCAATATAGGTTACCTCGTCTGGTGTAACTGAAGCTTCTATCATATTTGAAAACATGGAAAGAGCTTCTTCACCATGGCCATTAATGGCAAGACCAACTATCATTGCTGTCCATGTAAACTTGTCTTTCTGATGCATTTCCTTGAATATTTTCCTTGCTTTCTCAACATTACCACATTTGAAGTACATGTCTATCAGAGCATTCCCAACAAAAGTGTCATTCTTGATACTGTTTTTGTCAATGTAATTCTTCACCCACTCCCCTAGTTCGAGTGCTCCCAGATTTGCGCAAGCCGATAGGATACTGACCATGGTGAATTCATCAGGTTTTACATTTGACATTTGCATCTCACGGAAAAGCACCAGAGCCTCCCTGAAATGATTAAGTCTAAGGTATCCATCAATCATGGCAGTCCAGGAAACATAATCTCTTTCAGGCATTTGATCAAAATACTTCCTAGCTAAATTAATTTCGCCATCATTGGCGAACCCTGAGACGATGGAAGTCCAAGAAATTACATC includes:
- the LOC112709784 gene encoding putative pentatricopeptide repeat-containing protein At3g15930, giving the protein MLCFSTSLSCSHASFTLSLSLLIKRMLSKSSDIAFKCSAHFDSKCFGEYAISLLERCNSMEQLKQIHSQTIKMGLTSDHLFQNKVIVFCCTKDCGDVKYAHKVFDTIPKPSGFIWNTMMKGYSRNNCPEIGVSMYIEMISNDTKPDHYTLPFLLKGFNSNVALRYGKILFNNAVKHGFDSNVFVQKAFIHVFSLCGMVDMARKVFDMGESWEVVTWNVMISGYNRVKAFQKSKKLFSEMEKKGVSPNSVTIVLMLSVCSKLKDLHGGKHIYKYVEKGIVEPNLILENALIDMFAVCGEMGAAQSVFNKMKSRDVISWTSIVSGFANDGEINLARKYFDQMPERDYVSWTAMIDGYLRLNHFREALVLFREMQMSNVKPDEFTMVSILSACANLGALELGEWVKNYIDKNSIKNDTFVGNALIDMYFKCGNVEKARKIFKEMHQKDKFTWTAMIVGLAINGHGEEALSMFSNMIEASVTPDEVTYIGVLCACTHAGMVEKGRNFFTSMTERHGIKPNMTHYGCMVDLLGRAGQLKEALDVIKTMPLKPNSIVWGSLLGACRVHRNVELAEMAAKQILELEPENGAVYVLLCNIYAACKRWESLRHVRETMMEKGIKKTPGCSLMEMNGNVYEFVAGDQSHPQSKEIYAKLENMMQELKIAGYSPDTSEVFLDIGEEDKESAVYRHSEKLAIAYAIISSGKEVTIRIVKNLRMCVDCHHMAKLVSEVYGREIIVRDRTRFHHFSHGSCSCNDFW